The proteins below come from a single Vicinamibacterales bacterium genomic window:
- a CDS encoding DUF4342 domain-containing protein — translation MAEERTWWETIKVEGGDLLERVKTLIHEGNVRRIVIRQGNRSVAEFPLTIGVVGTVAAPILAAVGALAALLTNCAIEVQRVTTTDAPGPEAGPGAGPEPPADPHT, via the coding sequence ATGGCCGAGGAACGAACGTGGTGGGAGACGATCAAGGTTGAGGGCGGCGACCTGCTCGAGCGGGTGAAGACGCTCATCCATGAGGGGAATGTCCGGCGGATCGTCATCCGGCAGGGCAATCGGTCGGTCGCCGAGTTTCCGTTGACGATCGGCGTGGTCGGAACGGTCGCCGCGCCCATCCTGGCCGCCGTCGGCGCGCTCGCCGCGCTGCTCACGAACTGCGCGATAGAGGTGCAGCGGGTGACGACCACCGACGCGCCCGGCCCCGAGGCGGGTCCAGGGGCAGGCCCTGAGCCGCCGGCCGACCCACACACCTGA
- a CDS encoding M1 family aminopeptidase, translating to MWREVFILACCLATFGPAGAQAAVPPSQDGVAALLSRLEQVLGSGNPGAYRSLLSSVADAKAAEAFASAVVDPGASRVVVRERTRSDLEGTLPGDGYQLMVEVLVERGPQAQLSTWCLDVKRIGRRASDDDVGEWGIVYQKVIGGLPTLHRLGLNPRRQFTGRDVVVAVDDVRLAFTDASLFVAEAGGGVTGVVVLGRGQMRFAPEPASERGQLRLFAGTDVLETPIDAVFLRVSPQEFTRRVTGTMVGRPVDQHEWTRANEIFREDVGKSYGLDLGDLSRDVWSLLPMPGDLLAEIRTKRFGELTYTKAMSEAEDISLFDRTTRRNIAVYASTDQLARRGRFFSDEDRADYAVASYDIDAAFDPARRWLDGRTRLKLKVLAPSVSTLSLKLADSLDVESVISREYGRLLAVRVRNQNSIVVTLPAPVAEGSSITLDVSYSGAITPQAVDRETVGQVRGEENPDVRFEESYLYSNQTYWYPQGTSGGYATATLRVRVPQNFSCVASGELVEAVAAAATGRSAQPGRQFTFVAPQPARYFACLITPLVQVASRVLRVGVRDGTEPAAHPAGVRYASVNLDVKTNPRLQSQVRSLADKAGEILQYYSTLMGDSPYPGATVAAVEWRLPGGHSPAYMAVLNQPLPGTTTVSWRNDPACFDNYPEFFVAHELAHQWWGQAIGGKNYHEQWLSEGIAQYFAALYAGQARGRDVFDSIIRRFRQWGMEKSDQGPIYLGYRVGHIKGDSRVFRAVVYNKSAAVLHMLRRFIGDKAFFDGLRRFYAEWRFHKAGSDDLRHAMEQESGRDLSRFFERWIYGSSLPTVIFSSHVEETSRGPEVVVRFDQVGELFDVPVTVSLDYADRPTTDLVVRISDRTTETRLPLAGTLRKVEANRDGASLITVTGK from the coding sequence GTGTGGCGCGAAGTCTTCATCCTTGCCTGCTGTCTCGCGACATTCGGGCCTGCCGGTGCACAGGCGGCTGTTCCCCCTTCACAGGACGGTGTGGCCGCGTTGTTGTCCCGCCTGGAGCAGGTGCTCGGCTCCGGGAATCCTGGTGCGTATCGCAGCCTGCTGTCCTCAGTGGCGGACGCCAAGGCGGCTGAGGCCTTCGCAAGCGCCGTTGTCGATCCGGGCGCCTCGCGCGTCGTGGTGCGCGAGCGCACCCGGTCGGATCTCGAGGGGACGCTCCCCGGGGACGGCTACCAGTTGATGGTGGAGGTGCTCGTCGAGCGGGGGCCACAGGCCCAGCTTTCGACCTGGTGCCTCGATGTGAAGCGTATCGGCCGCCGCGCTTCAGACGATGACGTCGGCGAGTGGGGCATTGTCTACCAGAAAGTGATTGGCGGCCTGCCGACGCTGCATCGTCTCGGGCTGAATCCCCGCCGACAGTTCACCGGACGCGATGTCGTCGTCGCGGTAGACGACGTGCGGTTGGCGTTCACCGACGCGAGCCTGTTCGTGGCGGAAGCCGGCGGCGGTGTGACAGGGGTGGTCGTGCTGGGCCGGGGCCAGATGCGGTTTGCGCCCGAGCCGGCGTCCGAGCGCGGTCAACTCAGGTTGTTTGCGGGGACCGACGTGCTCGAGACGCCGATCGATGCCGTGTTCCTGCGCGTCTCGCCCCAGGAATTCACCCGCCGCGTGACCGGGACGATGGTAGGGCGTCCCGTTGACCAACACGAGTGGACGCGCGCCAACGAGATCTTCCGAGAGGACGTGGGGAAGTCCTACGGACTCGACCTCGGTGATCTGAGCCGGGACGTCTGGTCGCTGCTGCCGATGCCAGGCGACCTGCTTGCCGAGATTCGGACGAAGCGTTTCGGCGAGTTGACGTACACCAAGGCCATGAGCGAGGCCGAGGACATCTCGCTCTTCGACCGCACGACGCGTCGCAATATCGCGGTCTACGCCTCGACGGACCAGTTGGCGCGTCGCGGTCGGTTCTTCAGCGACGAGGACCGGGCGGACTACGCGGTGGCGTCGTACGACATCGACGCCGCGTTCGACCCGGCCCGGCGCTGGCTGGACGGTCGAACACGCCTGAAGCTCAAGGTACTGGCGCCGTCGGTCAGCACGCTGTCGCTCAAGCTGGCCGACTCGCTCGACGTCGAGTCGGTCATCTCCCGCGAGTACGGACGGCTGCTGGCGGTTCGCGTGAGGAATCAGAACAGCATCGTGGTGACGCTGCCGGCGCCAGTTGCCGAGGGATCGAGCATCACGCTCGACGTGTCGTATTCGGGCGCGATTACCCCGCAGGCCGTGGACCGAGAGACGGTCGGCCAGGTGCGCGGCGAAGAGAATCCCGACGTACGATTCGAGGAGAGCTATCTCTACAGCAACCAGACCTACTGGTACCCGCAGGGGACGTCTGGCGGCTATGCGACGGCCACGCTGCGGGTGAGAGTGCCGCAGAACTTCTCGTGCGTGGCGAGCGGGGAACTGGTGGAGGCGGTGGCAGCGGCCGCGACTGGCAGGTCTGCTCAGCCGGGACGGCAGTTCACGTTCGTGGCGCCCCAGCCGGCGCGGTACTTCGCGTGTCTGATCACGCCGCTCGTCCAGGTCGCGTCCCGTGTGCTGCGGGTCGGCGTCCGAGATGGAACGGAGCCGGCGGCGCATCCGGCAGGCGTGCGATACGCGAGCGTCAACCTCGACGTGAAGACGAACCCCAGATTGCAGTCGCAGGTGCGTTCCCTGGCCGACAAGGCAGGGGAAATCCTCCAGTACTATTCGACCCTCATGGGCGATTCACCGTATCCGGGAGCAACGGTCGCGGCGGTCGAGTGGAGGCTGCCCGGCGGCCATAGCCCGGCCTACATGGCGGTGCTGAATCAGCCCCTCCCCGGCACCACGACGGTATCGTGGCGAAACGACCCGGCGTGTTTCGACAACTACCCGGAGTTCTTCGTTGCACACGAGTTGGCGCATCAGTGGTGGGGGCAGGCGATCGGCGGCAAGAACTACCACGAGCAGTGGCTGAGCGAGGGGATCGCGCAGTACTTTGCGGCGCTCTATGCGGGGCAGGCGCGCGGTCGCGACGTGTTCGACAGCATCATCCGGCGATTCCGGCAGTGGGGCATGGAGAAGTCGGACCAGGGTCCGATCTATCTCGGCTATCGTGTGGGCCACATCAAGGGAGACTCGCGGGTCTTCCGTGCCGTCGTCTACAACAAGAGCGCGGCGGTGCTCCACATGCTCCGTCGGTTCATCGGCGACAAGGCGTTCTTCGACGGCCTGCGTCGCTTCTACGCCGAGTGGCGGTTCCACAAGGCGGGATCCGACGATCTGCGGCACGCCATGGAGCAGGAGTCCGGGCGCGATCTGTCCCGGTTCTTCGAGCGGTGGATCTACGGGTCGAGCCTGCCCACGGTCATCTTCAGCTCGCACGTTGAAGAGACGTCACGCGGACCCGAGGTCGTGGTGCGGTTCGACCAGGTGGGCGAGTTGTTCGATGTTCCAGTGACGGTGTCGCTCGACTACGCCGACCGACCGACGACCGACCTGGTCGTCCGCATCAGCGACCGTACGACCGAGACGCGCCTGCCGCTGGCCGGCACGCTCCGAAAAGTCGAAGCCAACCGCGACGGGGCGTCGCTCATCACGGTGACGGGGAAGTAG
- a CDS encoding glycosyltransferase family 4 protein — translation MRVLFQNRPDSFAITGGDTVQMQKTMEHLAARGVEGTIDLTLEPDLTDIDLVHVFNINTVHPSYFQIRNARRQGKPVVLSTVFTPNLAEWDRKGRYGLSRHFFEHASEQTKERAKCLVRLLRPHGHQRRALVHQMAVGYRRQVVGALRAADMLLPNSQMESETVARVFGVQRPSRIVPNGVDPSFADVPRGRFEREFGIRNYVLCVANFYSVKNQLALARAMAARPDIPVVFVGRKSENHLSYYRAFVEFVRVQPQMRVLDFMPQEQLAYAYADARVHVLPGWSETTGLASLEAGLAGCNVVTTDRGYTREYFEDYAWYCSPDSVESIRQATLEAYQAAPRSGLKDRILARFTWDRAADATLDAYRAVLENPQRDPTDRQARCRKKN, via the coding sequence ATGAGAGTGCTCTTTCAAAACCGGCCCGACTCGTTCGCAATCACCGGCGGGGACACCGTCCAGATGCAGAAGACGATGGAGCACCTCGCCGCCCGGGGGGTCGAGGGCACCATCGATCTGACGCTCGAGCCGGACCTCACTGACATCGACCTCGTTCACGTCTTCAACATCAATACGGTCCACCCGTCGTACTTCCAGATTCGAAATGCCAGGCGGCAGGGGAAGCCGGTGGTGCTATCCACCGTCTTCACGCCGAACCTCGCCGAGTGGGACAGGAAGGGCCGATACGGCCTGTCCCGCCATTTCTTCGAACACGCGAGCGAGCAGACCAAAGAGCGAGCCAAGTGCCTGGTTCGCCTGCTGCGGCCGCACGGCCATCAGCGGCGGGCGCTCGTCCACCAGATGGCCGTCGGCTACCGAAGACAGGTGGTGGGGGCGCTCCGCGCGGCCGACATGCTGCTGCCGAATTCGCAGATGGAGTCGGAGACCGTCGCGCGTGTCTTCGGCGTGCAGCGGCCCTCCCGGATTGTCCCGAATGGGGTGGATCCGTCGTTTGCCGACGTGCCCCGCGGCCGGTTCGAACGGGAGTTCGGGATACGGAATTATGTGCTGTGCGTTGCGAACTTCTACAGCGTGAAGAACCAGTTGGCACTGGCCCGTGCGATGGCGGCACGACCGGATATTCCCGTGGTCTTCGTCGGGAGGAAGAGCGAAAACCACCTGAGTTACTACAGGGCCTTCGTGGAATTCGTTCGCGTGCAGCCGCAGATGCGGGTGCTGGACTTCATGCCGCAGGAGCAGTTGGCATACGCCTACGCCGACGCCCGAGTGCACGTCCTCCCGGGCTGGAGCGAGACGACCGGGCTGGCTAGCCTCGAGGCGGGCTTGGCCGGCTGCAATGTGGTGACGACCGACCGCGGCTACACGCGCGAGTACTTCGAGGACTACGCTTGGTACTGTTCACCGGACAGCGTGGAGTCGATTCGCCAGGCAACGCTCGAGGCCTACCAGGCGGCCCCTCGGTCGGGACTGAAGGACCGGATCCTCGCCCGCTTCACATGGGACCGAGCCGCAGACGCGACGCTCGACGCCTATCGGGCGGTGCTCGAGAATCCCCAGCGAGACCCTACCGATCGGCAGGCGAGATGCCGAAAGAAGAACTGA